The following coding sequences are from one Clostridia bacterium window:
- a CDS encoding zf-HC2 domain-containing protein, whose translation MNKDCSIVRDLLPLYAEDMVAPETADFIAAHVAGCEECEKEYETVKSGASPAPAPEAEKAPLKSIKKAIIRKRIQAVVLTVALIAALFAAAFAFLTTREYLPYDEAIADITMYNGYFSADVAFTDRVTGYNYVFTKEPETGDQSPYGWVCLLEAWTTPWDRLLGHKPDVPATISRVSSEDDGGVRIIIMNSTQDPSAVPILVDSIDAEGNALWKVIAAEEAALSNAQANMLISASPFSLYYTPNDGTEDVYVDGPDGADAHSGAVRTLPRLTLNYYFCGAAALFALLIAAALIFRKNETARKWLLRCAFLPASYIAAHLIVKGFGGASYALMRDFTLILLITVLLFCAMLVAYNILLLRKEMKSV comes from the coding sequence ATGAATAAAGACTGCAGCATCGTCAGAGATCTGCTCCCGCTTTACGCGGAGGATATGGTCGCGCCCGAGACCGCCGACTTCATCGCGGCGCACGTCGCCGGATGCGAGGAATGCGAGAAGGAGTACGAAACGGTCAAAAGCGGCGCTTCCCCCGCCCCCGCGCCGGAGGCGGAAAAAGCTCCGCTCAAAAGCATAAAGAAAGCGATAATCAGAAAACGCATACAAGCGGTGGTACTCACCGTAGCACTCATCGCGGCGCTGTTCGCAGCGGCGTTCGCCTTCCTGACGACGCGGGAATACCTCCCCTATGACGAAGCGATCGCGGATATAACGATGTACAACGGTTATTTCAGCGCAGACGTCGCCTTCACAGACCGCGTGACCGGATACAACTACGTCTTCACGAAAGAGCCGGAAACGGGCGATCAATCGCCGTACGGCTGGGTGTGCCTCCTCGAAGCGTGGACGACGCCGTGGGATCGCCTTTTAGGCCACAAGCCCGACGTCCCCGCGACGATATCGAGGGTATCTTCCGAAGATGACGGCGGCGTCAGGATAATCATAATGAACAGTACTCAGGATCCCTCCGCCGTCCCCATCTTAGTCGATTCCATCGACGCGGAAGGCAACGCGCTCTGGAAAGTGATCGCAGCGGAAGAAGCCGCGCTCAGCAACGCGCAGGCCAATATGCTCATAAGCGCCAGCCCGTTCAGCCTTTATTACACTCCCAACGACGGGACGGAAGACGTATACGTAGACGGCCCGGACGGCGCGGACGCGCACAGCGGCGCCGTCCGCACGCTGCCACGCCTGACGCTGAACTATTACTTCTGCGGCGCAGCCGCGCTGTTCGCGCTGCTGATCGCCGCCGCGCTCATCTTCCGCAAAAACGAAACAGCGCGGAAATGGCTGCTGCGCTGTGCCTTCCTGCCCGCTTCGTATATCGCCGCCCACCTCATCGTCAAGGGCTTCGGCGGCGCGTCGTACGCGCTGATGCGCGATTTCACGCTGATACTGCTCATCACCGTGCTTCTCTTCTGCGCAATGCTCGTCGCGTACAACATTCTCCTATTGAGGAAAGAGATGAAATCCGTATAA
- a CDS encoding leucine-rich repeat protein → MKNRFKKTVSAIVALLMIAALLPAGFAASALDDVDDDKCGENLTWSLDDGVLTISGSGAMDDFMFGGPWGYSPTAVVIEEGVTSIGENAFYQNSYLNSVSIPSTVAGIGEDAFYKCSGLESITVASGNKNYRSAGGCLIETKTGTLLTAAQGFTIPDDGSVTAIADDAFAYFEWLTDPSLPDSITSIGDCAFDRTGFHENDDNWKDGALYLGKWLIDTETSDLPDPFEIKAGTVGLASKSVMFYKYSDVVLPEGLKYVGAYAFQSAKLTSLTLPSSVEVIEEWAFGYCSRITSVTIPASVRELGEYAFYACNALGGITFNEGLKSIGKCAFYTSGNYGKPTIPFSVGFIGLHAFNEDTTLRVYEYSYALRHAIENEISYELLPHDPVAVKGDFDGDGEISVADALAALRIAAKLVAETPEAVETGDTDGDGHVTVADALAILRVAAKLIESL, encoded by the coding sequence ATGAAAAACCGTTTCAAAAAGACCGTTTCCGCGATCGTCGCGCTGCTCATGATCGCTGCGCTGCTGCCCGCGGGCTTCGCCGCCTCCGCGCTGGACGACGTTGACGACGACAAGTGCGGCGAAAACCTCACATGGTCGCTCGACGACGGAGTACTGACGATCAGCGGCTCCGGCGCGATGGACGACTTTATGTTCGGCGGCCCGTGGGGCTACTCGCCGACAGCCGTCGTCATCGAAGAAGGCGTCACGAGCATAGGCGAAAACGCCTTCTACCAGAATTCTTATCTTAATTCCGTCAGCATCCCGTCCACCGTCGCGGGCATCGGCGAAGACGCCTTCTATAAGTGCAGCGGCCTCGAAAGCATCACCGTCGCCTCCGGCAACAAAAACTACCGCTCCGCCGGCGGCTGCCTGATCGAAACGAAGACCGGCACGCTGCTGACCGCCGCGCAGGGCTTCACTATCCCCGACGACGGCAGCGTTACCGCGATCGCGGACGACGCTTTCGCATACTTCGAATGGCTGACCGATCCGTCGCTTCCCGACAGCATCACGAGCATAGGCGATTGCGCGTTCGACCGCACGGGCTTCCACGAAAACGACGACAACTGGAAGGACGGCGCGCTCTATCTCGGCAAGTGGCTTATCGATACCGAAACGAGCGATCTGCCCGACCCGTTCGAGATCAAGGCCGGCACCGTCGGACTCGCGTCAAAGAGCGTTATGTTTTACAAATACTCCGACGTCGTCCTGCCGGAAGGTCTGAAATACGTCGGCGCCTACGCCTTTCAGAGCGCGAAGCTGACCTCGCTGACGCTCCCCTCGAGCGTTGAAGTCATAGAAGAGTGGGCGTTCGGCTACTGCTCGAGGATAACCTCCGTCACCATCCCCGCCTCAGTCAGAGAGCTCGGCGAATACGCCTTCTACGCCTGCAACGCGCTCGGCGGCATAACCTTCAACGAAGGGCTGAAGAGCATAGGCAAATGCGCCTTCTACACGAGCGGAAACTACGGGAAGCCGACGATACCGTTCAGCGTGGGATTCATCGGACTCCACGCCTTCAACGAAGACACCACGCTGCGCGTATACGAATACTCCTACGCGCTGCGGCACGCGATCGAAAACGAGATAAGCTACGAGCTGCTGCCGCACGACCCGGTCGCGGTCAAGGGCGACTTCGACGGCGACGGCGAGATCTCCGTCGCGGACGCGCTCGCCGCGCTCCGCATCGCCGCGAAACTTGTCGCGGAAACGCCCGAGGCGGTGGAGACCGGCGACACGGACGGCGACGGACACGTCACCGTCGCGGACGCGCTCGCGATACTCCGCGTTGCGGCAAAGCTGATCGAATCTCTGTGA
- a CDS encoding PIG-L family deacetylase produces the protein MNNAHTGKTAYFARRTLALLLAFLFAAALAPAARADDAAAAKRLRLTVSGGYAATPSKFLAEGADPLTDGSYRTEARVYGTLSLSAPANIANLYISFSDTPTEFTVTAGDRRLRCVPQYLEVCVDVSALASSTLSLAFIGTVNVCDVYAYGEGELPGFVQRWEPPCEKADILLISAHADDEHLYFAGLLPYYAGELGCAVQVAYFTDHVAEPYRRHELLNGLWTAGVRNYPVIGSVPDAFSNSEKEALKKLSAAGMSRDDALLQQVRLIRRFKPQVVVTHDLEGEYGHGQHRLCASTALEAAGIAANAESDPASVSLYGAWDAPKLYLHLYPENQINMNWDFPLDAFGGKTAFQVSQDGYACHLSQRGPRFDNWIFGEKNEITKAAEIAEYSPCIYGLARTNVGADVNKNDFLENVITYAEQERLAAEAEAKRQEEERAAAEAEAKAKADEEAKKRADADAASESDASRARGMNALAVAAACLLALSVAAYAARRAFDKKQRSKTK, from the coding sequence TTGAATAACGCTCACACCGGAAAAACCGCATATTTCGCGAGGAGGACGCTCGCGCTGCTGCTTGCGTTTTTATTCGCCGCCGCGCTCGCGCCGGCCGCCCGCGCCGATGATGCCGCGGCCGCGAAGCGTCTGCGGCTGACGGTTTCCGGCGGATACGCCGCGACGCCGAGCAAATTCCTCGCCGAGGGCGCGGACCCGCTGACCGACGGCTCCTACCGCACGGAAGCGCGCGTCTACGGAACCCTCTCGCTCTCCGCGCCGGCGAATATTGCGAACCTTTACATATCCTTCTCTGATACTCCGACCGAGTTCACGGTCACGGCCGGCGACCGGCGTCTGCGCTGCGTGCCGCAATACCTCGAAGTCTGCGTGGACGTTTCCGCGCTCGCCTCGAGCACGCTTTCGCTCGCGTTCATCGGCACGGTCAACGTCTGCGACGTGTACGCCTACGGCGAGGGCGAGCTGCCCGGCTTCGTTCAGCGGTGGGAGCCGCCGTGCGAGAAGGCGGATATCCTGCTCATCTCCGCGCACGCCGACGACGAGCATCTTTATTTCGCGGGGCTTCTCCCCTACTACGCGGGCGAGCTCGGCTGCGCCGTGCAGGTCGCGTACTTCACCGACCACGTCGCCGAGCCCTACCGCCGCCACGAGCTGCTGAACGGCCTCTGGACCGCGGGCGTGCGCAATTACCCCGTCATCGGCTCGGTGCCGGACGCCTTCTCCAACTCCGAAAAGGAGGCGCTGAAAAAGCTCTCCGCCGCCGGAATGTCACGCGACGACGCGCTGCTGCAGCAGGTGCGGCTGATACGCCGCTTCAAGCCGCAGGTCGTCGTAACGCACGACCTCGAAGGCGAATACGGGCACGGTCAGCACCGCCTCTGCGCCTCCACCGCTCTGGAAGCCGCCGGAATCGCCGCGAACGCGGAAAGCGATCCCGCGAGCGTTTCGCTCTACGGCGCGTGGGACGCGCCGAAGCTCTACCTGCACCTCTACCCCGAGAATCAGATCAATATGAACTGGGACTTCCCGCTCGACGCCTTCGGCGGCAAGACCGCATTTCAGGTCAGTCAGGACGGCTACGCCTGCCACCTGAGTCAGCGCGGACCTCGCTTCGACAACTGGATCTTCGGCGAGAAAAACGAGATAACGAAGGCGGCCGAGATCGCCGAATACTCCCCCTGCATTTACGGTCTGGCGCGGACGAACGTCGGCGCGGACGTGAATAAAAACGACTTCCTCGAGAACGTAATCACCTACGCGGAGCAGGAACGCCTCGCGGCCGAGGCCGAAGCCAAACGGCAGGAGGAGGAACGCGCCGCCGCTGAAGCCGAAGCGAAGGCTAAGGCCGACGAAGAAGCGAAAAAGCGGGCGGACGCGGACGCCGCCTCCGAAAGCGACGCCTCCCGCGCGCGCGGAATGAACGCGCTCGCCGTCGCCGCCGCCTGCCTGCTCGCGCTCTCCGTCGCCGCCTACGCGGCGCGCAGGGCGTTCGATAAAAAGCAAAGGAGCAAAACGAAATGA
- a CDS encoding lactate utilization protein encodes MNENLFKRNELLAQKVIKGLESRNMTGFYAESKEAALAKALELIPEGSSVTMGGGMSVHEIGLVAALKEGRYNFIDREKMDRRAAMLAAYDADFFLSSANAMTEDGVIVNIDGNANRVSAIAYGPKKVLMIVGMNKICPDVDSAMKRARNVAAPANTQRFGINTPCAKTGACADCKSHDTICCQFLVTRYSRHDGRINVILVNDSLGF; translated from the coding sequence ATGAACGAAAACCTCTTCAAACGCAACGAGCTGCTCGCGCAGAAGGTTATAAAGGGGCTTGAGTCCCGCAACATGACCGGCTTCTACGCCGAAAGCAAGGAGGCCGCGCTCGCCAAGGCGCTCGAGCTCATCCCCGAGGGAAGCTCCGTCACTATGGGCGGCGGAATGAGCGTCCACGAGATCGGGCTCGTCGCCGCGCTGAAGGAGGGCCGCTACAACTTCATCGACCGTGAGAAGATGGACCGCCGCGCCGCGATGCTCGCCGCCTACGACGCGGACTTCTTCCTCTCGAGCGCGAACGCGATGACAGAGGACGGCGTCATAGTCAACATCGACGGCAACGCCAACCGCGTTTCCGCGATTGCCTACGGACCGAAGAAGGTGCTGATGATCGTCGGCATGAACAAGATCTGCCCCGACGTCGACTCCGCGATGAAGCGCGCCCGGAACGTCGCCGCGCCCGCGAACACGCAGCGCTTCGGCATCAACACCCCCTGCGCGAAGACCGGCGCCTGCGCGGACTGCAAGTCTCACGACACCATCTGCTGCCAGTTCCTCGTCACCCGCTACTCCCGCCACGACGGCAGGATAAACGTCATACTCGTCAACGACTCGCTCGGCTTCTGA
- a CDS encoding RNA polymerase sigma factor codes for MTQFERVYREYFSDVYAYILKLSGSADTAEEITSETFFKALNAIDGFRGECDIRVWLCRIAKNCYFSHLKKSKRLAPLEAEAEPASAAAVEDLLVENAEAERVRSALHLLPEPYKEVFMWRVFAQMNFRQIGEVFGKNENWACVTYHRARKMILAKMEDENNE; via the coding sequence GTGACGCAGTTCGAACGGGTCTATCGCGAATATTTCAGCGACGTTTACGCCTACATCCTGAAACTCTCCGGCAGCGCGGACACGGCGGAAGAGATCACGAGCGAGACCTTCTTCAAGGCGCTGAACGCCATCGACGGTTTCCGCGGCGAATGCGATATACGCGTATGGCTCTGCCGCATCGCGAAAAACTGTTACTTCTCGCACCTCAAAAAGTCAAAACGCCTCGCCCCGCTCGAAGCCGAAGCCGAACCCGCCTCCGCCGCCGCGGTAGAAGACCTCCTCGTCGAAAACGCCGAGGCGGAGCGCGTCAGAAGCGCCCTTCACCTGCTGCCCGAGCCGTACAAAGAGGTCTTCATGTGGCGCGTTTTCGCGCAGATGAACTTCAGACAGATCGGCGAGGTATTCGGCAAAAACGAAAACTGGGCGTGCGTCACCTACCACCGCGCGCGGAAAATGATCCTTGCGAAAATGGAGGATGAGAATAATGAATAA
- a CDS encoding acyl--CoA ligase, whose product MPITELLERNAALYGDEVALVEINPELREKRVTWREYELVENPTAESYRREMTWREFDEHANRFANLIIERGLQGAKIAILLMNCLEWLPVYFGILKAGSIAVPLNFRYTADEIKYCVELADCDAIVFGSEFIGRLESICEHIPRIKDFIFVGDGCPGFAEPYSHLVKDMPAAKPDVKLTDDDFAAIYFSSGTTGFPKAILHKHASLTHSAKVEQNHHGQQRGDCFLCIPPLYHTGAKMHWFGSLYSGSKAVLLRGIKPEWIIKAVSDEKATIVWLLVPWAQDILDAIDRGEIDLSKYELSQWRLMHIGAQPVPPSLIRRWKKVFPNHEYDTNYGLSESIGPGCVHLGVENIHKVGAIGKAGYGWQIKIVDEHGEPVKQGDVGELCVKGDGVMTCYYKDEDATNAVLRDGWLFTGDMAREDEDGFIFLVDRKKDVIITGGENLYPVQIEDFLRANNKIKDVAVIGLPDKRLGEIAAAIIELKPGETADEEEINAFCAELPRYKRPRKVIFDKVPRNPTGKIEKPRLREKYCGESLVEAQING is encoded by the coding sequence ATGCCCATTACCGAACTGCTTGAAAGAAACGCCGCGCTCTACGGCGACGAGGTCGCGCTCGTCGAGATAAACCCGGAGCTGCGCGAAAAGCGCGTCACTTGGCGCGAATACGAGCTGGTAGAGAACCCGACCGCCGAGAGCTACCGCCGCGAGATGACATGGCGCGAGTTCGACGAACACGCCAACCGCTTCGCCAACCTCATCATCGAGCGCGGTCTGCAGGGCGCGAAGATCGCCATCCTGCTGATGAACTGCCTCGAATGGCTGCCCGTCTACTTCGGCATACTCAAGGCGGGGAGCATCGCCGTGCCGCTGAATTTCCGCTACACCGCGGACGAGATTAAATACTGCGTTGAGCTCGCCGACTGCGACGCCATCGTTTTCGGCAGCGAGTTCATCGGCCGTCTGGAGAGCATCTGCGAGCACATCCCGCGCATAAAGGACTTCATCTTCGTCGGCGACGGATGCCCCGGCTTCGCGGAGCCGTATTCGCATCTGGTCAAGGATATGCCGGCGGCGAAGCCGGACGTGAAGCTGACGGACGATGATTTCGCCGCGATATACTTCTCAAGCGGCACCACCGGCTTCCCGAAGGCGATACTGCACAAGCACGCTTCGCTGACACACTCCGCGAAGGTCGAGCAGAACCACCACGGCCAGCAGCGCGGCGACTGCTTCCTCTGCATCCCGCCGCTTTACCACACGGGCGCGAAGATGCACTGGTTCGGCAGCCTCTACTCCGGCAGCAAGGCGGTGCTCCTGCGCGGCATAAAGCCGGAATGGATCATCAAGGCTGTCAGCGACGAGAAGGCGACGATCGTCTGGCTGCTCGTGCCGTGGGCGCAGGACATCCTCGACGCGATCGACCGCGGCGAGATCGACCTGAGCAAATACGAGCTTTCGCAGTGGCGGCTCATGCACATCGGAGCGCAGCCCGTTCCGCCGAGCCTCATCCGCCGCTGGAAGAAGGTCTTCCCGAATCATGAATACGACACCAACTACGGCCTCTCGGAGTCCATCGGCCCCGGCTGCGTACACCTCGGCGTGGAGAACATCCACAAGGTCGGCGCGATCGGCAAGGCGGGCTACGGCTGGCAGATAAAGATAGTCGACGAACACGGCGAGCCCGTCAAACAGGGCGACGTCGGCGAGCTCTGCGTTAAGGGCGACGGCGTCATGACCTGCTATTACAAGGACGAGGACGCCACGAACGCGGTCCTGCGCGACGGCTGGCTCTTCACCGGCGATATGGCGCGCGAGGACGAGGACGGCTTCATCTTCCTCGTCGACCGCAAGAAGGACGTCATCATCACCGGCGGCGAGAACCTCTATCCCGTTCAGATCGAGGACTTCCTGCGCGCCAACAACAAGATTAAGGACGTCGCGGTCATCGGGCTTCCCGACAAGCGCCTCGGCGAGATCGCCGCGGCGATAATCGAGCTGAAGCCGGGCGAGACCGCCGACGAGGAGGAGATAAACGCCTTCTGCGCGGAGCTCCCGCGCTACAAGCGTCCGCGCAAGGTGATTTTCGACAAGGTCCCGCGCAACCCGACCGGCAAGATCGAGAAGCCGCGCCTGCGCGAGAAGTACTGCGGCGAATCCCTCGTCGAAGCGCAGATAAACGGCTGA
- a CDS encoding exopolyphosphatase — protein sequence MDKKMRLVTRSDFDGLACAMMLRELDMIDEIKFVHPKDVQDGKVELTENDVTTNLPYDPRVAIAFDHHESEIDRLKAQEVGGKLIIDPNARSAARVVYDYYGGKEAFPRISEELMTAVDKGDSADFTLDEVLHPEGWVLLHFIMDPRTGLGRFRDFRISNYDLMMELIGYCMNHGINEILALPDVAERVQLYREQAELFEAQLKRIAKVHGKVVVLDLRDEEIIHAGNRFMIYALYPETQISVHVAWGFRKQNTAVMIGKSIFNKGSNVDIGELCLRYGGGGHRNAGTCQLENDAVDAELPNIIAALNA from the coding sequence ATGGATAAGAAAATGAGACTTGTTACCCGCAGCGACTTCGACGGACTCGCCTGCGCGATGATGCTCCGCGAGCTCGATATGATCGACGAGATCAAGTTCGTGCACCCGAAGGACGTGCAGGACGGCAAGGTCGAGCTGACGGAAAACGACGTCACGACCAACCTGCCCTACGATCCGCGCGTCGCGATCGCCTTCGACCATCACGAGTCGGAGATCGACCGCCTGAAGGCGCAGGAGGTCGGCGGCAAGCTGATCATAGACCCGAACGCCCGCAGCGCGGCGCGCGTCGTCTACGACTACTACGGCGGCAAAGAAGCCTTCCCGCGCATCAGCGAGGAGCTTATGACGGCGGTCGACAAGGGCGACAGCGCCGACTTCACGCTCGACGAGGTGCTTCATCCCGAGGGCTGGGTGCTGCTGCATTTCATCATGGATCCCCGCACCGGGCTCGGCAGATTCCGCGACTTCCGCATCTCCAACTACGATCTGATGATGGAGCTCATCGGCTACTGCATGAACCACGGCATAAACGAGATACTCGCGCTGCCGGACGTCGCGGAGCGCGTGCAGCTTTACCGCGAGCAGGCGGAGCTTTTCGAGGCGCAGCTTAAGCGCATCGCGAAGGTGCACGGCAAGGTCGTCGTCCTCGACCTGCGCGACGAGGAGATAATCCACGCCGGCAACCGCTTCATGATCTACGCGCTCTATCCGGAAACTCAGATCTCCGTCCACGTCGCGTGGGGCTTCCGCAAGCAGAACACCGCGGTAATGATCGGCAAGTCGATATTCAACAAGGGCTCAAACGTCGACATCGGCGAACTCTGCCTCCGCTACGGCGGCGGCGGACACCGCAACGCCGGCACCTGCCAGCTCGAGAACGACGCCGTCGACGCGGAGCTCCCGAACATCATCGCCGCGCTGAACGCGTAA
- a CDS encoding DUF3737 family protein, with product MKYIENQTFPHERDLYAADGVHLLSCAFDGEEDGESALKHAKNITAEKCFFNLRYPLWHCEDVRLRECVMTDKCRAALWYTRRGVIENCELGGIKALRECDEIEISASDIVSPEFGWRCRGVGMRDCRVESEYLFLGADGVSWSGVGFKGKYSFQYARGVEISNCTLDTKDAFWHAENVTVRDSVINGEYLGWYSDGLTLINCRINGTQPLCCCTNLKLINCEMTGADLAFEYSDVEADLRGNLVSVKNPRGGRITADRIGEIILTEDSVYPPLCEIAQRKA from the coding sequence ATGAAATACATAGAAAACCAAACCTTCCCGCACGAACGCGACCTTTACGCCGCGGACGGCGTTCACCTGCTTTCCTGCGCCTTCGACGGCGAGGAGGACGGCGAATCCGCGCTCAAGCACGCGAAAAATATTACGGCGGAGAAGTGCTTTTTCAACCTGCGCTATCCGCTCTGGCACTGCGAGGACGTGCGGCTGCGCGAATGCGTGATGACGGATAAGTGCCGCGCCGCGCTCTGGTATACGCGCCGCGGCGTTATCGAAAACTGCGAGCTCGGCGGCATAAAGGCGCTGCGCGAATGCGACGAAATCGAAATATCCGCATCGGATATAGTTTCGCCCGAGTTCGGCTGGCGCTGCCGCGGAGTCGGTATGCGCGACTGCCGCGTCGAAAGCGAATACCTCTTCCTCGGGGCGGACGGCGTATCCTGGAGCGGCGTCGGCTTCAAGGGCAAGTATTCCTTCCAGTACGCGCGCGGCGTCGAAATCAGCAACTGCACGCTCGACACGAAGGACGCCTTCTGGCACGCCGAAAACGTTACCGTGCGCGACAGCGTTATCAACGGCGAATACCTCGGCTGGTACTCCGACGGGCTGACGCTGATAAACTGCCGCATAAACGGCACGCAGCCGCTCTGCTGCTGCACGAACCTCAAGCTGATAAACTGCGAAATGACCGGCGCCGACCTCGCGTTCGAATACTCCGACGTCGAAGCCGACCTGCGCGGAAACCTCGTCTCCGTCAAGAACCCCCGCGGCGGCCGCATAACCGCCGACCGCATAGGCGAGATCATACTGACCGAAGACAGCGTTTATCCGCCCCTCTGCGAAATCGCGCAGAGGAAGGCGTAA
- a CDS encoding polysaccharide deacetylase family protein: MSTRFKLFKPSKWNPRSRKAALIAAIAAVLIAAAALTLHLANNRQVEFTGLPEEETLTVECGSGFELPDVTAELRGNIFDKDGRALEVEREGEVDFTKPGEYEVTWSVSYFLGSQTRRCVVSVVDTTPPVITLVPEEREYVLPGTEYDDAGYSASDAVDGDLTAQVVRTIEGSVATYTVADAAGNVATATREIPFDDPVPPEITLKGEKSVTFTVGEGKFEEPGYTAADNLDGDLTDKVEVKGAVDNENPGLYNLRYTVRDSYGNETTVKRTVIIRGKDGTVPGDDDSPEVDGAGKVIYLTFDDGPSKYTEKLLDVLKKYNVKATFFVVKTGRVDLIAREAAEGHTVAVHSLTHEYKDIYASEEAYFKDFNAMNEIIKEKTGSYATLLRFPGGSSNTVSRHYCTGIMTRLAEAVQEKGYKYFDWNVSSGDAGGTTSTEQVYKNVVNGIKGRKYSIVLQHDIKGFSVNAVEKIIQWGLEHGYTFLPLTADSPGAHFKIAN, encoded by the coding sequence ATGAGTACGAGATTTAAGCTTTTCAAACCGTCAAAATGGAATCCGCGATCGCGGAAGGCGGCGCTTATCGCGGCGATCGCGGCCGTTCTTATCGCGGCGGCGGCGCTGACGCTGCATCTGGCGAATAACAGACAGGTCGAGTTCACCGGACTGCCGGAGGAAGAAACGCTGACCGTCGAATGCGGCAGCGGATTCGAGCTGCCGGACGTCACCGCCGAGCTGCGCGGAAATATCTTCGACAAAGACGGCCGCGCGCTCGAGGTCGAGCGCGAAGGCGAGGTCGATTTCACGAAGCCGGGCGAATACGAGGTGACGTGGAGCGTTTCATACTTCCTCGGCTCGCAGACACGCCGCTGCGTCGTCAGCGTCGTGGATACCACGCCGCCGGTCATAACGCTCGTGCCGGAGGAGCGCGAATACGTCCTGCCCGGCACGGAGTATGACGACGCGGGCTATTCCGCCTCCGACGCGGTCGACGGAGACCTCACAGCGCAGGTTGTCCGCACGATAGAGGGCAGCGTTGCGACCTACACCGTCGCCGACGCCGCCGGAAACGTCGCGACCGCGACGCGCGAGATACCCTTCGACGACCCCGTCCCGCCAGAGATAACGCTGAAGGGCGAGAAGAGCGTGACCTTCACCGTCGGCGAGGGAAAGTTCGAGGAGCCGGGCTACACCGCGGCGGATAACCTCGACGGAGACCTGACCGACAAGGTCGAGGTCAAGGGCGCTGTGGATAACGAAAACCCCGGGCTTTACAACCTGCGCTATACCGTCAGGGATTCCTACGGCAACGAAACCACCGTTAAGCGCACCGTGATCATACGCGGCAAGGACGGCACCGTCCCCGGCGACGACGATTCGCCGGAGGTCGACGGCGCGGGAAAGGTCATCTATCTGACCTTCGACGACGGACCGAGCAAATATACCGAAAAACTGCTCGACGTGCTGAAAAAATACAACGTCAAGGCGACCTTCTTCGTCGTCAAGACGGGGCGCGTCGACCTTATCGCGCGCGAAGCGGCGGAGGGACACACCGTCGCCGTCCACAGTCTGACGCACGAATATAAGGATATATACGCGAGCGAAGAGGCCTATTTCAAGGACTTCAACGCGATGAACGAGATAATAAAAGAAAAGACCGGCTCATACGCGACTCTGCTGCGCTTCCCGGGCGGCAGCTCGAACACGGTCAGCCGCCACTACTGCACAGGCATAATGACGCGGCTCGCCGAGGCGGTGCAGGAGAAGGGCTACAAATACTTCGACTGGAACGTTTCCAGCGGCGACGCGGGCGGCACGACAAGCACCGAGCAGGTCTACAAAAACGTCGTCAACGGCATCAAGGGGCGCAAGTATTCCATCGTGCTCCAGCACGACATAAAGGGCTTCAGCGTCAACGCGGTCGAGAAGATAATCCAGTGGGGGCTCGAGCACGGCTACACCTTCCTGCCGCTGACGGCGGACAGCCCCGGCGCGCATTTCAAGATAGCAAACTGA